In one Mustela lutreola isolate mMusLut2 chromosome 8, mMusLut2.pri, whole genome shotgun sequence genomic region, the following are encoded:
- the IFNG gene encoding interferon gamma, translated as MNYTNYILAFQLCVIFCSSGYYCQAMFFKEIEDLKEYFNASNPDVADGGPLFLDILKNWREESDKKIIQSQIVSFYLKLFENFKDNQIIQRSMDTIKEDMLVRFFNNSSSKLEDFLKLIRIPVNDLQVQRKAINELIKVMNDLSPRSNLRKRKRSHSVFPGRRASK; from the exons ATGAATTATACAAACTATATCTTAGCTTTTCAGCTTTGCGTGATTTTCTGTTCTTCTGGCTATTACTGTCAGgccatgttttttaaagaaatagaagacctAAAGGAATATTTT aatgCAAGTAATCCAGATGTAGCAGATGGTGGGCCTCTTTTCTTAGATATTTTGAAGAACTGGAGAGAG GAGAGTgacaaaaaaatcattcaaagcCAAATTGTCTCCTTCTACTTGAAACTGTTTGAAAACTTCAAAGATAACCAGATCATTCAAAGGAGCATGGATACCATCAAGGAAGACATGCTTGTCAGGTTCTTCAATAACAGCAGCAGTAAGCTGGAGGACTTCCTTAAGCTGATTCGAATTCCC GTGAATGATCTGCAGGTCCAGCGCAAAGCGATAAATGAACTCATCAAAGTGATGAATGATCTCTCACCAAGATCTAACCTAAGGAAGCGGAAAAGGAGTCACAGTGTGTTTCCCGGCCGCAGAGCATCGAAATAA